In Camelina sativa cultivar DH55 chromosome 13, Cs, whole genome shotgun sequence, the genomic window GACTACCTCTGGTTTGATGGTCAGGACTATGCTAACTTCCTTTCTGAAAAGCTACAAACCTACCAACTCATCTTTTTggtaaaaccctaaaatattTGCTCCCAGAGTACACTACATCATTCAATCTTTGAACATGCCTCTTAGTGCTACTAGTGTttctttattgtgtttgttATATGACTCACAGGGATCAAACACATATAAGCCCGCTTGCGATTTCCACTTGTGCAGACACTACTCAGAGCATGTACTGCCAATTGCTTTGTGGGATTGTAGATCGAGATAATGTAGCTCGCCTCGGTGCAGCTTTTGCTTCTTCCTTCCTCAAAGTAATCAAGTTCTTGAAAGATCACTGGCCTGATTTCTGCTCAAACATTAGGACTGGCCGTGTCAGCGACTGGATCACAGACGCTGAATGTGTTTCAGGGATCAGTAAGTTCCTCACCGCTCCAAATCCGGAACTAGCGAGCCTGATCGAGCAAGAATGCAGTAAAACTTCATGGGAGGCAATAGTGACAAGACTATGGCCAAAAGCAAAATGCATTGAAGCCATCGTTACCGGCTCCATGGCACAGTACATTCCATTGCTGGAATTCTATAGCGGTGGTCTTCCTGTGATTTCAAGGTCGTACGTCACCTCTGAATGTTTCATCGGAATCAATTTCAATCCCCTGTGTAAGCCTTGTGATGTGTCCTACACTATCATCCCATCTATGGGGTACTTTGAGTTCTTAGAAGTCGAGAAAGACCATCAAGAAGCTAGTCATGATTCCGCAAAACCTCTAGTTGTGGATCTTGTTGATGTTAAAGTCGGTCATGATTATGAACCTGTTCTCACAACGTTTTCTGGTAAGTCTCACAACGTTTTCATAGACGAGAACATAgacattttggtttcttttcttaATGTGTATCAAAGATCAATATGTTTTTCACATGATCTCTTATATGATTTTACAGGTCTGTATAGGTACCGTGTGGGTGATGTTTTAAGAGTTACTGGTTTCTACAACAATGCACCACATTTTCGTTTCCTGGGAAGACAGAAAGTTGTTCTGAGCATAGACATGGACAAGACCTCTGAAGAAGACCTCCTCAAGGCAGTGACAAACGCGAAGCTCCTGCTTGAGCCACACGACCTAATGCTCATGGATTTCACTAGCCGTGTGGATTCAACCTCGTTTCCAGGACACTACGTACTCTACTGGGAACTCGGAAGCAAAGTCAAAAACGCGAAGCTCGAGCCTGACCCGAATGTTTTGGAGGAATGTTGCTTCATCGTTGAGGAGTCTCTCGACGCTGTGTAcagaaaattaagaaagaatGATAAGAGCATTGGACCACTTGAGATTAAGGTTGTTAAGCCTGGCGCTTTCGACGAGCTCATGAATTTGTTCGTGTCTCGAGGCTCTTCTGTGAGTCAGTACAAGACACCTAGATCGGTGACGAATGAAGATGCCTTGAAGGTATTGGAGAAGAACGTTCTTTCCAAGTTCCTAAGCCGGAAAACTCCAACGTGGGAGTTACATGAGCGATACTCCACCCGCTAAAACCACCGTCACGTTATTTGTGTGACAGGGGAAACAATAACTaagaattttaataagtttaaatatttccaattttcccatTGTTATATTACAAAATCACAATTAAGCTGAGGTCAAACTCAATTGGTAAACTTAAGTGAGCTATATAAAATTTCTGAATTAATAATTTGAACACTTTTGGTATCAAATTTATCAATATTGAACCCATAATGCTTAACTTGCCTCCGTGCCTCTGTCGGAAACCCATCCTGAATTTTCGGCACACGATCTTTTTGCCACAGCACATCCTTTATCTACAGCGAGAGGCCAGAGCTCATCTACTTCTCCAGAACATAGGTTTGTTCTTCACTCTTTTGTAAGCATTCGTGATCCACAAGTCATAAGACTTTTTTTTAACCTGTAAACGAGAGAATTAAGGTTTTGCTTTTCGTTATTGTTGTTGCAGACTATTGAAAAGCAGCAAACATGTTGCCAAAGTTCGATCCAACAAACCCAATAGCCGCCATGACTCTTCTTGAGGATGTAACGACCAACGTAAAGAAGATTCAAGATTCCGTTTTCGAAGCAATACTTTCACGTAATGCCCAAACAGAGTACCTTAGAGGTTTCCTCAACGGTCAACTTGATAAGCAGAGCTTCAAGAAGAACCTACCCGTTGTGACCTACGAAGATATTAAGCCTTATATCGATCGTATCGCTAGTGGAGAGCCGTCTGATCTCATTTGTGATCGACCCATCAGTCTGCTCTTGGCCACGTACATCTAAAAAAATACTCTTAATCCTCTGATTTAGAAaaggaatcttttttttttcaaaacttgttGATACATAAGTTTGTTAATCTTCAATAACGTAGATATAATATGTAAAGACGTAAGGAAGTGATTGTTTTTGCAGCACTGGTACTTCAGGAGGAGTTCCAAAGTTGATTCCTTTGACAGCAGAGGACTTGGAACAGatgattttgtttggatttctcTATGCACCTCTAGTCTTTAAGTAAAGAGTTCCAAACTCCAAGTTGTGTCTCTTTTGTTGATACCAAAACAGAGtaagcaaaaccctaaacccgttgttgttgttgaatgcATGCAGGCACATCGAAGGGCTTACCCAAGGCAAATCTCTCATGTTTTATTTCGTGACCCGAGAAAGCGAGACTGCCTCTGGGTTGATGGTCAGGTTTATGATAACTTGTGTTTTGAAAAGCGTGAACCCAACCAACTCTTTTCTTTGGTAACCAATTAAAATTTTGCTCCTACATTACATAACACAGTTCACTCTTTCTACTAATGTTTTATTTAGGTttctttattgtgtttgttATATGATTTACAGGGATAGAGTACAAATAAGCCCTCATACTATTGCAACTTGTGAAGACACTAATCAGGGCATGTACTGCCAATTGCTTTGTGGGCTTCTACAACGCGAATACGTAGCTCGCCTCGGTGCACCCTATGCTTCTTCCTTCCTCAAAGTAATCAAGTTTTTCGAAGATCATTGGaatgagttatgctctaacatTAGGACTGGCCGTCTCAGCGACTGGATCACTGATCCCCAATGTGTTTCCGGGATCAGTAAGTTCCTCACCGCTCCAAATCTGGAACTAGCGACCCTGATCGAGAAAGAATGCAGTAAAACACCATGGGAGGGAATATTGAGGAGTCTTTGGCCAAAAGCAAAATGCATCGAAGCCGTCGTTACCGGCACCATGGCACAGTACATTCCGTTGCTGGAATTCTATGGTGGCGGTCTTCCTTTGATTTCATCTTGGTATGGCAGCTCTGAATGTTTCATCGGAATCAATCTCAATCCTCTGTCTAAGCCTAGTGATGTGTCGTACACCATCATTCCAAGTATGGGGTACTTTGAGTTTATAGAGGTCGTGAAAGACCGTCAAGAAGCTGGTCATGTTCCCGAAGACCCTGTGGTCGTCGACCTTGTTGACGTTAAAATTGGCCATGATTATGAACTTCTTGTCACAACGTTTTCTGGTAAGTTTCTTTTACTCAccgtaacaaaacaaaagtacttttgttcaaaaaaatgtctatgttgttttttctaacaaaataaATGTAATGATTTACAGGTCTGTATAGGTACCGTTTAGGGGATGTTTTACGAGTGACTGGTTTCCACAACAATGCGCCacagttttattttgttgggaGACAAAAAGTTGTTCTAAGCATCGACTTGAGCAAGACCTACGAAGAAGACCTCCTCAAGGCAGTGAAAAACGCTAGTCTCTTGCTGGAGCCACATGACCTGATGCTCATGGATTTCACTAGCCGTGTGGATCTCTCCTCGTTGCCAGGACACTACGTGCTCTACTGGGAACTCGGGAGCAAATTCAAGAACGCGAAGCTCCAGCCTGACCGCAAAGTCTTGGAGGAATGTTGCTTCACCGTTGAGGAGGCTCTCGACTCTGTTTACAGAAAAGGACGAAAGAATGATAAAATCATTGGACCACTTGAGATTAAGGTTGTTAAACCAGGCGCATTCGATGAGCTCATGAGTTTGTTCTTGTCTCGAGGCTCTTCTGTGAGTCAGTACAAGACTCCGAGGTCAGTGACGAATGAAGACGCCTTGAAGATACTGGAGACCAATGTTGTTTCCAAGTTTCTTAGCCGGAAAACTCCAACGTGGGAACTACATGAGCTTCATTCCAGCCGATAAAACCGCCGTTACATAATgtgtgagtgagagagacttGAATGATAgggaaataataattaaagaataACAAATCCCGTAACAAATAATAACAGATAGTAACGTTAACATTCATAATGTATACCCTAATTTGTTATACACAAGTTATTGAATATTACAAGTCCGTTACAATTGTCGAGTAATGATCTCTATGAATCGTGTCCTCATGACGAAACGACAGTGTATTCACTAGTCATACCTTGAAACGACAGCGTTTTTGGCTCACTATTCAGTGGATGCGGACCTACGAAAGCTATAGGATTAAGAGAGAGCCCCACTGGTAAAGATCCAATGGCTAAGATTCCTCCGGACACGTCACAGTTTCCGCGAAATCAACACACAGatcctttcttcttccatcaGTGAACGGCGAGATTCGCCTTTCAATCTGTATCCCAAAGAAAAAATTCCGGCGACGATGATGCCACCGGAGCTACAGCCACGGCTGTTCCGGCCGCATATAACCACTTCATCCGGTGAACCTACtgtatcctcctcctcttaCTCCCCTCACATGAGCCCTGGCTCAACCAGAAACTTCATCGATCGAGCTACTCCTACTTCAAGATCCAACAACTCTCGATTCTCTCCGTCTTCCTTCGCTTACAATGGACGGATCGCAATTGCTCTTGTCCCATGCGCCGCCTTCCTCCTCGACCTCGGCGGCGCTCCGGTTGTCGCTACCCTCACAATTGGCCTCCTTATCTCCTACATCGTCGATTCTCTCAATGTCAAATTCGGAGGCTTCCTCGGTATATGGATGTCGCTGATCGCTGCTcagatctccttcttcttctcttcttctctcttatccTCATTCAATTCCGTTCCTCTCGGCTTGCTCGCGGCTTTTCTCTGCGCTGAGACTACGTTCCTCATTGGTTGCTGGTCCTCGCTTCAATTCAAATGGCTTCAGTTGGAGAATCCTTCAATTGTTGTCGCTCTTGAGCGTCTCTTGTTCGCCTCAGTCCCATTCACCGCCTCTTCGTTTTTCGCATGGGCTACCATCTCTGCCGTTGGGATGAACAACTCTTCTTACTATTACCTCTTGTTCGCCTGCGTCTTCTATTGGATTTTCGCTATTCCGAGGGTTTCTTCGTTCAAGACCAAGCAGGAAGTTAAGTACCATGGAGGAGAGATCCCTGATGATAGCTTTATCCTTGGACAGCTCGAGAGCTGTTTCCTTTCGCTGAATTTGATGTTTATGCCGCTTCTGTTTCACGTGGCGTCACATTACTCTGTGATATTCTCATCAGCTGCTTCATTTTGTGATTTGCTGCTTCTGTTCTTTATCCCTTTCTTGTTCCAGCTCTATGCTTCGACAAGAGGTGGTCTATGGTGGGTTACCAAGGATTCCCATCAGCTGCAGAGCATTCGGATTGTGAATGGGGCCATTGCCATGGTCATTATTGTGATCTGTTTGGAGATTAGAGTTGTTTTCCGCTCTTTTGGGAAGTATATTCAAGTGCCCCCTCCATTGAACTACCTTCTGGTGACCATAACACTGCTTGGAGGTGCTGCTGGCGCTGGTGCTTCTGTTCTTGGAATGATCTCGGGTGCTCTTAGCTCAGCCTTTTTCACAGCTTTGTCTGTGATCGTGAGTTCTGCTGGAGCTATTGTTGTAGGATTTCCAGTTCTGGTAAGTATTTCACTTCTCATTGCATAGTATTTAATTACTATGTCTTTCCTGTAATCAAATTTTGGTTTCAATTAGTCGACTAGGTATCCCGTGAAATTCGTCTCTTTAGGCTAGCATATTGCAAGCTACCAGAATCGTATGTTATCTAATCGTTGGTCGTAGGAATGGAAAAGTAGctgtattttcttttatatataactgGATCGGCTGTATAAGCTTTTTGAAGGCCGTAGCTCCAACATCGAATAgcaaaaaagtttacaaaactttaaCTTTAGCATACATTTGTTTAAAGT contains:
- the LOC104735337 gene encoding indole-3-acetic acid-amido synthetase GH3.17-like isoform X2 gives rise to the protein MSCTPTDKSGFCFFVDSQKQQASMLPKLDPTNQKACLSLLEDVTTNVKQIQDYVLEAILSRNAQTEYLRGFLNGQLDKESFKKNLPVVTYEDIRSYIDRIANGEPSDLICDRPISVLLASSGTSGGVPKLIPLTTEDLEQRKSFTSLSTLLIYKHIQGLNEGKSLMFYFVTRESETTSGLMVRTMLTSFLKSYKPTNSSFWDQTHISPLAISTCADTTQSMYCQLLCGIVDRDNVARLGAAFASSFLKVIKFLKDHWPDFCSNIRTGRVSDWITDAECVSGISKFLTAPNPELASLIEQECSKTSWEAIVTRLWPKAKCIEAIVTGSMAQYIPLLEFYSGGLPVISRSYVTSECFIGINFNPLCKPCDVSYTIIPSMGYFEFLEVEKDHQEASHDSAKPLVVDLVDVKVGHDYEPVLTTFSGLYRYRVGDVLRVTGFYNNAPHFRFLGRQKVVLSIDMDKTSEEDLLKAVTNAKLLLEPHDLMLMDFTSRVDSTSFPGHYVLYWELGSKVKNAKLEPDPNVLEECCFIVEESLDAVYRKLRKNDKSIGPLEIKVVKPGAFDELMNLFVSRGSSVSQYKTPRSVTNEDALKVLEKNVLSKFLSRKTPTWELHERYSTR
- the LOC104735337 gene encoding indole-3-acetic acid-amido synthetase GH3.17-like isoform X1 codes for the protein MDGTEYIATHITPCVCFLLQNSQALRERRPRQNLRFPLTICKQFRDKTWTGFCFFVDSQKQQASMLPKLDPTNQKACLSLLEDVTTNVKQIQDYVLEAILSRNAQTEYLRGFLNGQLDKESFKKNLPVVTYEDIRSYIDRIANGEPSDLICDRPISVLLASSGTSGGVPKLIPLTTEDLEQRKSFTSLSTLLIYKHIQGLNEGKSLMFYFVTRESETTSGLMVRTMLTSFLKSYKPTNSSFWDQTHISPLAISTCADTTQSMYCQLLCGIVDRDNVARLGAAFASSFLKVIKFLKDHWPDFCSNIRTGRVSDWITDAECVSGISKFLTAPNPELASLIEQECSKTSWEAIVTRLWPKAKCIEAIVTGSMAQYIPLLEFYSGGLPVISRSYVTSECFIGINFNPLCKPCDVSYTIIPSMGYFEFLEVEKDHQEASHDSAKPLVVDLVDVKVGHDYEPVLTTFSGLYRYRVGDVLRVTGFYNNAPHFRFLGRQKVVLSIDMDKTSEEDLLKAVTNAKLLLEPHDLMLMDFTSRVDSTSFPGHYVLYWELGSKVKNAKLEPDPNVLEECCFIVEESLDAVYRKLRKNDKSIGPLEIKVVKPGAFDELMNLFVSRGSSVSQYKTPRSVTNEDALKVLEKNVLSKFLSRKTPTWELHERYSTR
- the LOC104735339 gene encoding indole-3-acetic acid-amido synthetase GH3.17-like, whose translation is MLPKFDPTNPIAAMTLLEDVTTNVKKIQDSVFEAILSRNAQTEYLRGFLNGQLDKQSFKKNLPVVTYEDIKPYIDRIASGEPSDLICDRPISLLLATTGTSGGVPKLIPLTAEDLEQMILFGFLYAPLVFKHIEGLTQGKSLMFYFVTRESETASGLMVRFMITCVLKSVNPTNSFLWDRVQISPHTIATCEDTNQGMYCQLLCGLLQREYVARLGAPYASSFLKVIKFFEDHWNELCSNIRTGRLSDWITDPQCVSGISKFLTAPNLELATLIEKECSKTPWEGILRSLWPKAKCIEAVVTGTMAQYIPLLEFYGGGLPLISSWYGSSECFIGINLNPLSKPSDVSYTIIPSMGYFEFIEVVKDRQEAGHVPEDPVVVDLVDVKIGHDYELLVTTFSGLYRYRLGDVLRVTGFHNNAPQFYFVGRQKVVLSIDLSKTYEEDLLKAVKNASLLLEPHDLMLMDFTSRVDLSSLPGHYVLYWELGSKFKNAKLQPDRKVLEECCFTVEEALDSVYRKGRKNDKIIGPLEIKVVKPGAFDELMSLFLSRGSSVSQYKTPRSVTNEDALKILETNVVSKFLSRKTPTWELHELHSSR